DNA from Candidatus Ishikawaella capsulata Mpkobe:
TTTAATGCTCTGAGAAGAATAGTAGCTGGTAGCTTGCGACGACGATCTATACGAACAAAAAGATGATCTTTAGAATCAAATTCAAAATCAAGCCATGAACCTCTATAAGGAATTATACGTGCATGGTAAAGTACTTTGCCTGAAGCATGAGTTTTTCCTTTATCACTATCAAAAAATACACCAGGACTACGATGTAACTGAGACACTATAACACGTTCAATACCATTAATGATAAAAGTGCCGTGTTCTGTCATAAGAGGTATTTCACCCATATATACTTCTTGTTCTTTAATATGTTTTACAGTAATTTCTAATGCATCTGGATCGTAAATTACCAAACGCAATTTCACACGAAGGGGAACAGAATAGGTTATTCCTCGCATATGGCATTCTTGTACATCAAATAAGGCTTCACCCAAGCGATAACTTACATATTGTAGTTCAGCGTTATCGTTGTAACTTTTTATAGGAAATATGGACCGCAAAGCAGCTTCCAAACCATATTGACCTTTTGGATCGTGTTCAATAAATTTTTGAAATGAATCAAGTGGTACAGAAAGTAGATAAGGTACATCTAATACCTTCGGACGCTTACCAAAAGATTTACGGATACGTTGTTTTTCGGTATAGGAGTAAACCATAGGGTTCCTCAGCTGGCTGACAAGTAGATCTATTTTTAATTTTTCTTAAAAATAATGCTTAATTATATAAATTTTCTCTAAAAAATTATTTAATACTTACTCATTAAGTAATTAAATACTAACAATTTAATTACCCTTTTATAAAATATATGCAAATAAAAACATCGTAAATAATAAATTTCATATTATCTTATCTTACATAAGTAGACCGATGGATATTTCACCCACCAGCCCACAATTATTTATGAACAGCAAAATAAATTTTATTTAACTTCTACCTCCGCGCCAGTATCTTTTATAGTTGCTTCTAAAGCTGAGGCATCTGTTTTACTAATGCCTTCTTTAATGACAACTGGAGCAGATTCAACTAGATCTTTAGCTTCTTTTAGTCCTAATCCAATTGCACTACGTACAGCTTTAATTACAGCTACTTTGTTCGGACCAATGGACTTGAGTATAACATCAAATTCTGTTTTTTCTTCAACAACTTCAGCATCTGGAGCACTAGCTACAGCAACAGCAGCAGAAACGCCAAATTTTTCTTCCATAGCCGAAATTAATTCTGCTACTTGCATAACGGACATATTAGCAATAGCTTCTAAAATATTGTCTTTAGTGATAGACATGAAATTATCCCTAAGAATCAAAAAAAATACATGATAAAACTATAATATCAAGTTGATACCATTGCTTTTGCATCACGAATAGCACTTAAAGTACGGACCATTCTGCCTGCGATGGCCTCTTTCAGAGTCGCAATTAAACGTGCTAGAGCTTCTTTATAAGTCGGTAAATTTGCTAAAAAATCAATTTGTGTAGCTGAGATTAAGTTACCTTCAAACGCTGCTGCCTTAATTTTTAAATTTGGATTTTTTTGAGAAAATTCTTTAAAAAGACGAGCAGCAGCCCCTGGATGTTCCATAGAGCATGCAATTAAACTTGGTCCAATAAATATATCTTTTAAGCATTCAAATTGAGAACCCATAATAGCTTGACGTAATAATGTATTACGTACTACTTTCATGTAAACACCTACATTCCGGGCTAATTGACGTAGTTCAGTCATCTTATCTGAAGTAACACCTTTGCTATCTATAATAACAGCAGATAGTGCTGTTTTAACTACTTCGCTAACTTCAGCAACAATAGATTGTTTCTCTTTAAGATTTAATACCATTAGCTTTTGCTCCTGGAATCTTATTACTTATTAGAATATGTATCTCCAAAATTAAATTTTATTTGCCAACTAATTTTTAAAATTACTTTTGAATAAGTAAAAAGCTTGCTCAAAATATTAATTTATATTATTACTTTATCTGAATATAAAAATTTTGAATATTTTGTTTTTTTTATATGCGTAGTAGCACATTTCACTTGTGCACTTATTTGTTAAGCTATACAAATAGCTATAGTTTAAATATAATATTTACTATTTTCAAGAATATTTAATTTGATAATACATTTAAGCTAGTTCTATCAATGTTAATAGCAGGACCCATAGTAGTTGACAGACTAACTTTTTTAAAGTATATCCCTTTTGTGTGCACAGGTTTTACTGTTTGTAAATTTTTTAATAAGGCATCTAAATTTTCTATTAATTGTATAACTTCAAAATTTACTTTACCAATACTTGTATGAATTATTCCATTTTTATCATTACGATAACGCACTTGACCTGATTTTGCCTTTCTAACTGCTTCAGCAATATTAGATGTTATAGTACCCATTTTAGGATTTGGCATTAATCCCCGGGGTCCTAAAATTTGACCAATTTGGCTTACAATGGTCATAGCATCTGGAGCAGCAATTGCAACATCAAAGTTTATTTCACCTTGCTTAATTTTTTCTACTAAATCATCCATCCCTACCAAATCAGCACCAGCATCTTCAGCTTCTCGGGCACTAATTCCCTGAGCGAACACTGCTATACGTGTTAATTTTCCCGTACCATGGGGTAAAATAGTCGCTCCACGAATATTTTGATCAGATTTCTTAGGGTTAATACCAAGATTTACCGATACATCTATACTTTCTATAAAATTGGGACTTTTCAGTTCTTTTAATAGAATAATAGCTTCATTTACATCATATGCTTTAGTAACGTCAATTTTACTACGCATAGCACGCCTACGCTTACTTAATTTAGACATATTCAACCCTCTACCATTAAGCCTATAGAACGAGCTGTACCTTCTATCGATTTTATCATAGCTTCAATATTTGCACCTGTCATATCGGCTGATTTAGTTTGTGCAATTTCACGCAATTGAATACTAGTTATTGTACCAACTTTATCTTTGTTCGGCTGGCTAGATCCAGTATTAATACCGGCAGCTTTTTTCAATAAAACCGCTGCGGGGGGCGTCTTTGTCACAAATGTAAATGAGCGGTCAGAATACACAGTTATAATCACCGGAATAGGCAGGCCTTTTTCTAAAACAGCAGTTTGCGCATTAAATGCCTTGCAAAATTCCATAATATTAACGCCTTGTTGTCCTAAAGCTGGACCTACAGGTGGACTAGGGTTAGCCATTCCTGCTGCAACTTGCAGTTTGACACAAGCTTGTACTTTTTTAGCCATTCAATTTCCTTCTTCTAAGGCAAATATTTAAAATTAGATATTCATGAAAATAAATCATTAATTAAATTTTTCTACTTGAGAAAAATTTAATTCAAAAGGTGTGGTACGTCCAAAAATAGATACAGCAAGCTTTAAACGACTTTTTTCATAATCTACTTCTTCTACTACTCCATTAAAATCCGAAAAAGGGCCTTCTTTAACACGAACTACTTCTCCTGGTTCAAATATAGTTTTTGGCCTAGGTTTCTCAGCTATTTTTTGTAGACGAGTTAGAATCACATTTGCTTCTTTATCACTAAGAGGTAATGGTTTATCAGGACTACCCCCAATAAAACCTAGAACACGTGGTACATGACGAACTAAATGCCAACTATCCTCATTCATTATCATTTGTACCAAAACGTATCCTGGGAAAAACTTCCTTTCAGTTTTGCGACGGTGACCACTACGTATTTCAATAATTTCTTCGGTGGGGACTATAACTTCACCAAAAAACTGTTCCATCTTATGGAGTTTTATATGTTCCCGCAATGATTGAACTATGTGACCTTCAAATCCAGAAAATGCTTGTACAACATACCATCTTTTTTGAGAACTTGCCAACATTTTTATAACCTTAATTATAACTCAGTAATAAAAGATAAAATACGAACTAGCATCCTATCTAACCCCCATATAATAATTGACATTACTATTGTGACCGCCAGAATAATGAATGTAGTTTGAATGCTTTCTTGACAGGTAGGCCACACGACTTTACCTATTTCATTTTGTGCTTCATTAGCAAATAACAAAAGTGCTTTGCCTTTGGTTGTTAAGAATAACATTACACATGTTGCTATTATTAGCAACAATGTTATTAGTATACTCATATGAGTAATATGTAAATAATACTTACTTCCGACTGCGAGAAGAAATAGTCCAACTACACTAATCCATTTTATTCTTTCTAACCATAATTTATTTCCTTTTGCTTGATTTTCAGAATTAGCATTCATAAACACACCTAGTGTATCAATATTATTTTATTTATTAATAATAATTAAGCAATAATTTTGTTATATGCTACGCTGAATTTCCATTCCACCTAAAATGTGGTATCTATTTAAGATGAAAAAAGAACAATATTTACGTTACGATATCGTCAAAGGGCACTGCATTAAATAATGCCCTTTTAATATGACATCTAAACATATCCTTATTAAGCAATAATTTTAGAAACAACACCTGCTCCTACAGTGCGACCACCTTCACGAATCGCGAAATGTAATCCCTCATCCATAGCAATTGGATTAATAAGAGTAACAACTATTTTAATATTATCTCCCGGCATCACCATTTCAATCCCTTCTGGAAGCTCAATTGTACCCGTTACATCTGTAGTTCTAAAATAAAATTGAGGTCTATAACCTTTAAAAAAGGGTGTATGACGTCCACCTTCTTCTTTGGAAAGAACATAAACTTCTGATTCAAATTTTGTATGTGGTTTAATAGAGCCTGGTTTAGCTAATACTTGACCGCGTTCAATGTCTTCTCTTCTAACCCCCCGCAGTAAGATACCTACATTCTCTCCTGCTTGTCCCTGATCAAGCAGTTTACGAAACATTTCCACTCCGGTACAAGTAGATTTTACAGTATCTTTTATACCTACTATTTCAACTTCATCACCTACTTTAATAATGCCACGCTCCACACGACCTGTAACTACAGTACCACGACCTGATATTGAAAAAACATCTTCAATAGGCAATAAGAAAGGTTTTTCAATTGCTCTTAGAGGATCTGGAATGTAAGTGTCTAAGTAATTAGCTAATTCAAGTATTTTTTCTTCCCACTCTACATTACCTTCTAAAGCTTTCAAAGCAGAACCCCGTATAATTGGAGCTGTATCTCCAGGGAAATCATACTGTGATAATAAATCACGCACCTCCATTTCCACTAACTCCAGTAATTCCTCATCATCTACTAAATCACATTTATTTAAATAGACTATAATATGAGGTACACCTACTTGTCTTGCTAGTAATATATGTTCGCGGGTTTGCGGCATTGGACCATCAGTTGCAGCAACAACTAATATAGCACCATCCATTTGTGCTGCACCAGTAATCATATTTTTTACATAATCAGCGTGTCCTGGGCAATCAACATGGGCATAATGACGAATAGATGTTTCATATTCTACATGAGAAGTATTAATAGTGATACCACGAGCTTTTTCTTCAGGGGTGTTATCAATTTGATCGAATGCACGCGCCTGCCCACCAAATTTTTTGGATAGAACAGTTGTTATTGCTGCAGTTAATGTGGTTTTACCGTGGTCCACGTGCCCTATAGTACCCACATTTACATGCAGTTTTTTACGTTTAAATTGCTCTTTCGCCATCGTTTGTCCCTCTAAGACAAGAACAATGATGCTGATACCCAGAATTGAACTGAGGACCTCACCCTTACCAAGGGTGTGCTCTACCTACTGAGCTATATCAGCAGGTATGGAGCGAACAACGGGAATCGAACCCGTATCATCAGCTTGGAAGGCTGAGGTAATAACCATTATACGATGCTCGCATCTGAGGAATTGGCTACTTGTCTTGTGCATAGTTTTAATAAATTTATAAATTGTCTAATCGTTACCAATTTCTTATAAAAGAAATTTTTTCTTTTATAAGAACAGGTTTTACCTAACTTTATAACAATAGAATAACAGAGATGGTGGTGGGAGAAGGATTCGAACCTTCGAAGTCTATGACGACAGATTTACAGTCTGCTCCCTTTAACCACTCGGGAATCCCACCTGATGCCGACTACCGGAATCGAACTGGTGACCTACTGATTACAAGTCAGTCGCTCTACCAACTGAGCTAAGTCGGCTTTTAGTGAAAATAAAATAATAAAAACATTTCCTACTCAATCCTAGGTATCATTAATTACTTTTTGCTTCCATATCAAATGAAAATACAACAAATTATTTTATTTCAAAATATTAAAAATAAATAGTATTAAGTATGTCCATTTAATTAGTAATTGATAATTTTTGCATCTTTCTTGGAAAGATCATCATTATAACAAAATTGAAGCACAAAATATAAACTTTGTCGAGATAAAACTATTTATTTCTAATAAATTAATAATTAAGGTTAAATATTTTCAGTAAGCTCAATCTTATTCTTATTTAATCTTTTTGTTGTATACGTAATGAAATATCACCACTAACCCAAGATTTAATCTTTCCATTTGCCTGTTCTAACAATAGACGTCCTTGCCTATCGATACCACGTGATATTCCATATACTTCTTGATTAGCTAACAATAATTTAACAGGTCTGTTAATAAAATTATCTAATTTCAACCAACGTTTAATAAACGCGTTAAAACCTTGCTGTTCAAATTGATACAATGAATAACGTAAATGATTAATTAGCTGGGCCGCTAGTTCATTACGATTAATCTGAATACCCGCTGCATCTAGATTGATCCAATTTTGATTAATAAGTAAGTTATTTGAAGTATACATTGAAATATTAATACCTATGCCAATAACAATTTTAGCTGTATCTCCTGTTGCTCCTATAAGCTCAACTAAAATACCTCCTACTTTACGATCATATAAATAAATGTCATTTGGCCATTTTACTCTGATATCTGTTATTCCTATTTTCCATAAAACCTCTGCTAAAATAACACTAACAACCAAACTTAATCCTACAACAGATTCTGGTCCTTGATCTAGGCGCCAGTACATGGAAAGATATAAATTAGCGCCAAATGGTGAAAACCATTGTCTACCTCTCCGCCCCCGCCCTGCTTGTTGGTATTCAGCTATACAAGTATCTCCGGACTGAAGAATATCTATTCTTTCTAATAAATATTGATTTGTAGAATCGACAATATTAATAATTGATATACTCGGGTTATTTAATTTAGATAAAATCATAACAGAATCAAGTAATTGTATAGGAGTTAATAAAATATACCCTTGACTAGGCATACTATGAATATTTAAACCCCATTCTTTTAATTGAGAAATATGCTTATTGACGGCCGCTCGACTTATACCTAATATTCTGCCTAATTTTTCTCCAGAATACATATTTCCATCAGATAGAAAAGTAATTAATTTAAGTTTGATGCTACAATCTATCACAAAGTACCTCAAGTGCGTTTACTTCACCTTTCATACCGATGAAGGTTACTTCTGGTTCTAACCATATATTGAATCTATTACCTACAGTCTGACGCACATGTTGTGCTAATTTAATAATATCTTTAGGTGTCGCATTATTTTTATTAATCAATACTAAAGCTTGATGTTTATAAACTTCTGCATCACCATAACTAAAGCCTTTAAGATTGCATTGTTCAATTAGCCAAGCAGCACTAATCTTAATTTTGGCAAAATTATCCCTGATCAACCAATAAGGAATTTCAGGCCATAAGGCAGATAAAGACTTAAATGTATCTGTGTTTACTAAAGGATTTTTAAAAAAACTACCTACATTACCTATGAACCGGTAATCTGGTAGTTTCTTATTTCTTATTTGACATATTTTTTGATATATATCATGAGCTGTTACAGTTTTACTACAAAGATAATTCAAGCTTTCATAGGATAAAATAGGTTTCCATTTTTTTTTTAATTTTAAACCAACAGATGTCACTAAAAAATTTTTTTTACAGATGTTTTTAAAAATACTAGAACGATAATGAAAGTCACATTCATTACAATATATTCGCTTAATTTTGCCTCTTTGAAGATTTAAAAGATCGACATAGTTACATACATCCTGGAATTCTAATCCATAAGCTCCAATATTTTGTATAGGTGCTGCTCCTGTAAGACCTGGAATCATTGCGAGATTTTCTAGCCCAAAAATACCTTTTCTTAATGTTTGTTTAATTAACTCATGCCAATTTTCTCCAGCCCCAACGTGAATATACCAATATTCTAATGTTTCTTTGTATTCTATCCCCTTAATCCTATTAATAACAACGGTACCAGAAAAATTATTTAAAAATAAAATATTGCTCCCATTACCTAATAATAAAAATGGCTTATTGGTTAACTGACTGAATTGCCAAGCATTTAAAACTATTTCTGGAGTTTTAGCTAGAATTAATAATTCTGCAAAAATATTCAATTTAAATGTATTAAAATCTTTTAAAGAAAAAGTGAACATTCTATAACCTCAACGGACCCATTAATATCAGAAATATATAGGTAGCACAAATTCCTAGACACAATTATTAATAACTCTAATATTTAGAGATTATGAATAGTTCTGCTTCTAAATAAAATACTGATTTAATAGATAAAAACTATTTTCTTAACAAGATATGTTATTAAAATAGTAATTTTAATATTATAAGTAAACACTTTAGCATACATATATAGTTATCTGTTATAAGTGCTCAGTAAGATTATTTTATTGAGCATAATTATCTATAATCTTTGCTTTAAGTTGAGGATATTTTATGCATAACCATAAAAGTTAGCTGTAAAAATTTATACCATTATTTGTTATTTGATAGATATATTGCTTGATACCTACATCTTGTTTATGTACTAATAATAATATTGCCTCTTTCTTCTTTAATTTCAATAGTTGCTTGAGGTAAAACAATACCTGAAAGAATTTTTGTTGATAGTAGATTCTCTATTTTTTGCTGTATAATTCTTTTGAGAGGACGTGCACCATATATAGGATCGTAACCTTGTTTGGCTAAAAATTCTATTACGTTGTCAAAAATATGTATTTTATAGCCACTTTTTTCTAATCTTTTGGACAATTTTTGTAATTGTATCTTAACAATATCCTTGATATGCTGCTCACTTAATGGATGAAATACAATAACTTCATCAACCCGATTAATAAATTCTGGACGAAAAAAATTTTTTAACATATCCATTATTAATTTTTTAATTTCTTCATAATGTAATTTATTGAATTTATCTCTTATAACTTCTGAACCAATATTAGAAGTCATTATAACAACTGTATTACGGAAATCTATAGTTCTACCATGACTGTCTGTCAATCTACCGTCATCTAACACTTGTAATAAGATATTAAATACATCGAAATGTGCTTTTTCAATTTCATCTAATAATACGACGGAATAAGGATGACGACGGATAGC
Protein-coding regions in this window:
- the murB gene encoding UDP-N-acetylmuramate dehydrogenase, with the protein product MFTFSLKDFNTFKLNIFAELLILAKTPEIVLNAWQFSQLTNKPFLLLGNGSNILFLNNFSGTVVINRIKGIEYKETLEYWYIHVGAGENWHELIKQTLRKGIFGLENLAMIPGLTGAAPIQNIGAYGLEFQDVCNYVDLLNLQRGKIKRIYCNECDFHYRSSIFKNICKKNFLVTSVGLKLKKKWKPILSYESLNYLCSKTVTAHDIYQKICQIRNKKLPDYRFIGNVGSFFKNPLVNTDTFKSLSALWPEIPYWLIRDNFAKIKISAAWLIEQCNLKGFSYGDAEVYKHQALVLINKNNATPKDIIKLAQHVRQTVGNRFNIWLEPEVTFIGMKGEVNALEVLCDRL
- the rplK gene encoding 50S ribosomal protein L11; its protein translation is MAKKVQACVKLQVAAGMANPSPPVGPALGQQGVNIMEFCKAFNAQTAVLEKGLPIPVIITVYSDRSFTFVTKTPPAAVLLKKAAGINTGSSQPNKDKVGTITSIQLREIAQTKSADMTGANIEAMIKSIEGTARSIGLMVEG
- the nusG gene encoding transcription termination/antitermination protein NusG produces the protein MLASSQKRWYVVQAFSGFEGHIVQSLREHIKLHKMEQFFGEVIVPTEEIIEIRSGHRRKTERKFFPGYVLVQMIMNEDSWHLVRHVPRVLGFIGGSPDKPLPLSDKEANVILTRLQKIAEKPRPKTIFEPGEVVRVKEGPFSDFNGVVEEVDYEKSRLKLAVSIFGRTTPFELNFSQVEKFN
- the rplL gene encoding 50S ribosomal protein L7/L12 translates to MSITKDNILEAIANMSVMQVAELISAMEEKFGVSAAVAVASAPDAEVVEEKTEFDVILKSIGPNKVAVIKAVRSAIGLGLKEAKDLVESAPVVIKEGISKTDASALEATIKDTGAEVEVK
- the birA gene encoding bifunctional biotin--[acetyl-CoA-carboxylase] ligase/biotin operon repressor BirA, giving the protein MIDCSIKLKLITFLSDGNMYSGEKLGRILGISRAAVNKHISQLKEWGLNIHSMPSQGYILLTPIQLLDSVMILSKLNNPSISIINIVDSTNQYLLERIDILQSGDTCIAEYQQAGRGRRGRQWFSPFGANLYLSMYWRLDQGPESVVGLSLVVSVILAEVLWKIGITDIRVKWPNDIYLYDRKVGGILVELIGATGDTAKIVIGIGINISMYTSNNLLINQNWINLDAAGIQINRNELAAQLINHLRYSLYQFEQQGFNAFIKRWLKLDNFINRPVKLLLANQEVYGISRGIDRQGRLLLEQANGKIKSWVSGDISLRIQQKD
- the rplA gene encoding 50S ribosomal protein L1 — protein: MSKLSKRRRAMRSKIDVTKAYDVNEAIILLKELKSPNFIESIDVSVNLGINPKKSDQNIRGATILPHGTGKLTRIAVFAQGISAREAEDAGADLVGMDDLVEKIKQGEINFDVAIAAPDAMTIVSQIGQILGPRGLMPNPKMGTITSNIAEAVRKAKSGQVRYRNDKNGIIHTSIGKVNFEVIQLIENLDALLKNLQTVKPVHTKGIYFKKVSLSTTMGPAINIDRTSLNVLSN
- the secE gene encoding preprotein translocase subunit SecE; translated protein: MNANSENQAKGNKLWLERIKWISVVGLFLLAVGSKYYLHITHMSILITLLLIIATCVMLFLTTKGKALLLFANEAQNEIGKVVWPTCQESIQTTFIILAVTIVMSIIIWGLDRMLVRILSFITEL
- the tuf gene encoding elongation factor Tu — its product is MAKEQFKRKKLHVNVGTIGHVDHGKTTLTAAITTVLSKKFGGQARAFDQIDNTPEEKARGITINTSHVEYETSIRHYAHVDCPGHADYVKNMITGAAQMDGAILVVAATDGPMPQTREHILLARQVGVPHIIVYLNKCDLVDDEELLELVEMEVRDLLSQYDFPGDTAPIIRGSALKALEGNVEWEEKILELANYLDTYIPDPLRAIEKPFLLPIEDVFSISGRGTVVTGRVERGIIKVGDEVEIVGIKDTVKSTCTGVEMFRKLLDQGQAGENVGILLRGVRREDIERGQVLAKPGSIKPHTKFESEVYVLSKEEGGRHTPFFKGYRPQFYFRTTDVTGTIELPEGIEMVMPGDNIKIVVTLINPIAMDEGLHFAIREGGRTVGAGVVSKIIA
- the rplJ gene encoding 50S ribosomal protein L10 yields the protein MVLNLKEKQSIVAEVSEVVKTALSAVIIDSKGVTSDKMTELRQLARNVGVYMKVVRNTLLRQAIMGSQFECLKDIFIGPSLIACSMEHPGAAARLFKEFSQKNPNLKIKAAAFEGNLISATQIDFLANLPTYKEALARLIATLKEAIAGRMVRTLSAIRDAKAMVST